The sequence CAATCAAAACAAACGGCACAAAGACCAAAGCGTCGAGGGTTCTCCGGACAAAGGAGGGTTTGTGGACACAGGTGATACAAATCGCACAGAGGACAACGTATGAAAGCTCCATTTGAAAACACCTTGCGCAAGGCCAAGCAAAATGGCGACATCGTAAGCATCCACTACAACCCGCAAGACTATGAAGACGTTTACTGTGGTTTTGTGGACTGTATCCGGGATGGAGAGTTCCGGCTCAAGATATATCGCCGCTACGGTCGGCCAGACGGCTGGTTCGCCATGCGCCTGGATGACATCATTATTGTGGACATTGGTGGGGAGTTCGAGTTGCGGCTGTCCTATTTGATTGCGCACAAGCCCTCTCCCCCGCTGGCTTTGAGCCTGCCGACCGTTCGCAATGGGTCGATCCTGTACTCGACGCTTCGCCAAGCCAAGGATGCCAATATGGTCGTCAAGGTCAACCTCACTGGCGGGCAGTACAGTGTGGGCGGTATTGTGCATGCCGTGGATTCTCATGAATTGGCGATTTCCAGCTTTAACACCTATGGCATGGGAACTGGTATAGAAACCGTGCGCATGGCCAATGTGCACAGCATCGAACTCGGCGACGCCGACTGTTTGATGGCGCAACACCTGCACACACATCAGACGGAATACCTCAAGTTCAAACAGGAGCATCAAAAATAAGAGGGAGGCACTTGCCGAACCGTTGTGATGTCTCTTGGCGTCAACGCGACCATCCAGAAAGGCACGGACTTGCGGTTCGTCCCGTTTGTCCGTGCCTTGTTGCCGCACAGTTGTCCGCTTCAACTGCCTGTGCAAGCTGCCACGTATAGATCAGAAGCGAAGGCGTCTCCTGCGCCACGCCGAGCCCCTACCGTGTCTCGCCGGGCATAACCGCTTGTGAAGCGCCGTTTCTCCTGTCATCCCGACCACCTTGGCACGCCGCTGGCCCTCGCCGACCTGGACGGAAACGTTGTACAGACGATGCGGTACGATGCTTTCGGCAACCCCCTTCGGGGGCTTCAGGGGCCTGTGCGGTTCCCTCTTGGCTTTGCGGGCGGGCTGTTT comes from Humidesulfovibrio mexicanus and encodes:
- a CDS encoding RHS repeat domain-containing protein; protein product: MKRRFSCHPDHLGTPLALADLDGNVVQTMRYDAFGNPLRGLQGPVRFPLGFAGGLF